A genomic stretch from Streptomyces venezuelae ATCC 10712 includes:
- a CDS encoding LacI family DNA-binding transcriptional regulator, whose translation MVTLAEVARHAGVSASTVSYVLSGKRPISGPTRQRVRASIEQLGYQPHAGARALASSRSRIIALMVPLRTDMYVPVMLEIAVAVATTARAHGYDVLLLTGEEGPSALRRVTGSGLAEAVILMDVQLDDERLPVLRAAGPPAVLVGLPGDPAGLDCVDLDFAAAGALCVEHLAALGHREIAVIGESPGVYARHTGFAERTLRGLRERAGRLGLRLLHRPCEGGHDAVAGVLARIFDERPGVSAFVVQNETAVEPLLALLRRTGRAVPEDVSVVAVCAGQVAAQASVALSSVAIPAQELGRRAVERLVAGLARQDGDARPDAGRGPGVELLAPTLTVRDSSGPPPPPSGVRN comes from the coding sequence ATGGTCACGCTTGCCGAGGTCGCCCGGCACGCCGGAGTGTCGGCCAGCACGGTGAGTTACGTCCTCAGCGGCAAGCGGCCGATCTCCGGCCCGACCCGGCAGCGGGTCCGGGCCAGCATCGAGCAGCTCGGCTACCAGCCCCACGCGGGCGCCCGGGCGCTGGCCAGCAGCCGGTCGCGGATCATCGCCCTGATGGTCCCGCTGCGCACCGACATGTACGTGCCGGTGATGCTGGAGATCGCCGTCGCCGTCGCCACCACCGCCCGCGCCCACGGCTACGACGTGCTGCTCCTCACCGGCGAGGAGGGTCCGTCCGCGCTCCGCCGCGTGACGGGCAGCGGCCTCGCGGAGGCGGTCATCCTCATGGACGTCCAGCTCGACGACGAGCGGCTGCCGGTGCTGCGCGCCGCGGGCCCGCCGGCCGTCCTGGTCGGGCTGCCCGGCGATCCGGCCGGGCTCGACTGCGTCGACCTGGACTTCGCGGCGGCCGGGGCGCTGTGCGTGGAGCACCTGGCCGCCCTCGGGCACCGGGAGATCGCGGTGATCGGCGAGTCGCCCGGTGTCTACGCGCGGCACACGGGCTTCGCCGAGCGGACCCTGCGCGGGCTGCGCGAGCGGGCGGGCCGGCTGGGGCTCCGGCTGCTGCACCGGCCGTGCGAGGGCGGTCATGACGCGGTGGCGGGGGTGCTCGCCCGGATCTTCGACGAGCGGCCCGGGGTCAGCGCGTTCGTCGTGCAGAACGAGACGGCGGTCGAGCCGCTGCTGGCGCTGCTGCGGCGCACCGGCCGGGCGGTGCCGGAGGACGTGTCGGTGGTCGCGGTCTGCGCGGGCCAGGTGGCCGCGCAGGCGTCGGTGGCCCTCAGTTCCGTCGCGATCCCGGCGCAGGAGCTGGGCCGCAGGGCGGTGGAGCGGCTCGTGGCGGGACTCGCCCGGCAGGACGGGGACGCCCGGCCGGACGCAGGGCGGGGCCCGGGGGTCGAGCTGCTCGCCCCCACCCTGACCGTGCGGGACAGCTCCGGGCCTCCTCCCCCGCCGTCCGGGGTCAGGAACTGA
- a CDS encoding mandelate racemase/muconate lactonizing enzyme family protein — MRITGITTHVVGTPWRNLTYVLVHTDEGLTGVGETRMLGHTDALVGYLREAEANHIAGSDPFAVEDLVRRMKYGDFGRAGEIVMSGIAVVEMACWDIKGKALGVPVWQLLGGKVTERVKAYANGWYTTERTPEAYHAAAREVVARGYRALKIDPFGTGHYELDAERSRESVALIEAVRDAIGPDTELMVEMHGRFSPSTAVRLARELAPFRPAWLEEPVPPENLKALRKVAEKVDLPIATGERIHDRIEFRELFESQAADVVQPDVGHIGGILEARKLAATAETHYVLVAPHNVGGSVLTAASLQLAACTPNFKVLEHFNDFADAEIKKVVRGAPEVDPETGCFTVSHEPGLGVEFDADAAAAFPQQRARFDLWAEGWEKRQPK, encoded by the coding sequence GTGCGCATCACGGGAATCACCACACATGTCGTCGGCACGCCCTGGCGCAACCTCACCTATGTCCTCGTCCACACCGACGAGGGACTCACCGGGGTCGGCGAGACCCGGATGCTCGGGCACACCGACGCGCTCGTCGGCTATCTCCGCGAGGCGGAGGCCAACCACATCGCCGGTTCGGACCCGTTCGCCGTCGAGGACCTCGTACGGCGCATGAAGTACGGGGACTTCGGCCGGGCCGGCGAGATCGTCATGTCCGGCATCGCGGTCGTCGAGATGGCCTGCTGGGACATCAAGGGCAAGGCGCTCGGCGTGCCCGTCTGGCAGCTGCTCGGCGGAAAGGTCACCGAGCGGGTGAAGGCGTACGCCAACGGCTGGTACACCACCGAGCGCACCCCGGAGGCCTACCACGCGGCGGCCCGCGAGGTCGTGGCGCGCGGCTACCGGGCCCTGAAGATCGACCCGTTCGGCACCGGTCACTACGAGCTGGACGCCGAGCGGTCGCGGGAGTCCGTCGCGCTCATCGAGGCGGTCCGGGACGCGATCGGCCCGGACACCGAGCTGATGGTGGAGATGCACGGCCGCTTCTCCCCCTCGACGGCGGTGCGGCTCGCGCGCGAACTCGCCCCGTTCCGCCCGGCCTGGCTGGAGGAGCCGGTGCCGCCGGAGAACCTCAAGGCGCTGCGCAAGGTGGCCGAGAAGGTGGACCTGCCGATCGCGACCGGTGAGCGGATCCACGACCGGATCGAGTTCAGGGAGCTGTTCGAGTCGCAGGCGGCCGACGTCGTGCAGCCCGACGTCGGACACATCGGCGGCATCCTGGAGGCGAGGAAGCTCGCCGCGACCGCCGAGACCCACTACGTCCTCGTCGCCCCGCACAACGTCGGGGGTTCGGTGCTCACCGCCGCTTCCCTCCAACTCGCCGCCTGCACACCCAACTTCAAGGTCCTGGAGCACTTCAACGACTTCGCGGACGCGGAGATCAAGAAGGTCGTGCGCGGCGCGCCCGAGGTCGATCCGGAGACCGGCTGCTTCACGGTGTCCCACGAGCCGGGCCTGGGCGTGGAGTTCGACGCCGACGCCGCCGCCGCGTTCCCGCAGCAGCGGGCCCGGTTCGACCTGTGGGCCGAGGGCTGGGAGAAGAGGCAGCCGAAGTGA
- a CDS encoding IclR family transcriptional regulator, whose translation MGRLVPAVTRAFDVLELFLEGDGTLSAPEITRRLQLPRTTTHELVTTLTARNYLVPAPGQPGRYRLGVRTYQLGSRYAEQLDLAAEGHQVAREVADTCGETVHVAVLEDMDVIYIAKVDSSHAVRMVSATGRRLPAHCTAVGKMLLAGLPEAVLEERLDANTAGRELVRMTPRSITDPDALRAALAEIRILGVAGEQQESNPDVSCVAAPVRDRSGRVVAALSVSVPVHRWTEERENELTALAVKGANELSERLGHRAAR comes from the coding sequence ATGGGACGACTCGTTCCGGCGGTGACCAGGGCATTCGACGTACTGGAACTGTTCCTGGAGGGCGACGGGACGCTCTCCGCCCCCGAGATCACCCGCAGACTCCAGCTGCCGCGCACCACCACCCACGAACTCGTCACCACCCTGACCGCCCGCAACTACCTCGTCCCGGCGCCGGGACAGCCCGGCCGCTACCGGCTCGGCGTCCGCACCTACCAGCTCGGCAGCCGGTACGCCGAACAGCTCGACCTCGCGGCCGAGGGCCACCAGGTCGCCCGCGAGGTCGCCGACACCTGCGGCGAGACCGTGCACGTCGCGGTCCTCGAGGACATGGACGTCATCTACATCGCCAAGGTCGACTCCAGCCACGCGGTACGGATGGTCTCCGCCACCGGCCGCAGACTGCCCGCCCACTGCACCGCCGTCGGCAAGATGCTCCTCGCCGGGCTCCCCGAGGCCGTACTCGAGGAGCGCCTCGACGCGAACACGGCCGGCCGTGAACTCGTCCGCATGACGCCCCGCAGCATCACCGACCCGGACGCGCTGCGCGCGGCCCTCGCGGAGATCCGCATCCTCGGCGTCGCGGGCGAGCAGCAGGAGTCCAACCCCGACGTCAGCTGCGTCGCCGCGCCCGTGCGGGACCGCTCGGGCCGCGTGGTGGCGGCGCTCTCGGTCTCGGTCCCGGTCCACCGCTGGACCGAGGAACGCGAGAACGAACTCACGGCCCTCGCGGTGAAGGGCGCGAACGAACTGTCGGAACGCCTGGGACACCGGGCGGCACGCTGA
- a CDS encoding SMP-30/gluconolactonase/LRE family protein — protein sequence MQQLRAVPCSPPPGRLTEGPVWDDRRQELLWVDIPDGLVHRAALTHEAATPDLVGTSTLRFGSAVGAVQPCASGALLAAVGTSLVRLDPDRPVEAAVELAAPVLPGDGLPRRMNDAAVDPAGRLLVGSMAYDESPGAGSLYRLDGDGLVTLLDSVTISNGLGWSPDGTRLYYADSPTGRVDVFTYDTGTGTLTDRRPFAALDRGVPDGLTVDADGRVWVAVWGGGEVLAFTPDGALHARVEVPAAHVTSCAFAGPDLDVLVITTAKEGLDAAARRAQPLAGSLFTCRPPTRGLPPVPYADH from the coding sequence ATGCAGCAGCTCAGGGCCGTGCCCTGCTCACCCCCGCCCGGACGCCTGACAGAAGGCCCCGTCTGGGACGACCGGCGCCAGGAACTCCTCTGGGTCGACATACCCGACGGGCTCGTCCACCGGGCCGCCCTCACCCACGAGGCGGCCACGCCGGACCTCGTCGGGACCTCGACCCTCCGCTTCGGCAGCGCGGTCGGCGCGGTCCAGCCCTGCGCCTCCGGAGCCCTGCTCGCCGCCGTGGGCACAAGCCTGGTGCGGCTCGACCCGGACCGCCCGGTGGAGGCGGCCGTCGAACTCGCCGCGCCCGTCCTCCCCGGCGACGGCCTCCCGCGCCGCATGAACGACGCCGCCGTCGACCCCGCGGGGCGGTTGCTCGTCGGCAGCATGGCGTACGACGAGAGCCCGGGCGCGGGCTCGCTCTACCGCCTCGACGGCGACGGGCTCGTCACCCTCCTCGACTCGGTCACCATCTCCAACGGGCTCGGCTGGAGCCCCGACGGGACCCGCCTCTACTACGCGGACAGCCCCACCGGCCGGGTCGACGTCTTCACCTACGACACCGGTACGGGCACCCTGACCGACCGGCGGCCCTTCGCCGCCCTCGACCGCGGCGTGCCGGACGGGCTCACCGTCGACGCGGACGGCCGGGTGTGGGTGGCGGTGTGGGGCGGCGGCGAGGTCCTCGCCTTCACCCCCGACGGCGCGCTCCACGCGCGCGTGGAGGTGCCCGCGGCCCACGTGACGAGCTGCGCCTTCGCGGGACCGGACCTCGACGTCCTGGTCATCACGACGGCGAAGGAGGGCCTCGACGCAGCCGCCCGCCGCGCCCAGCCCCTCGCGGGCAGCCTCTTCACCTGCCGCCCACCCACCCGAGGCCTGCCGCCCGTCCCGTACGCCGACCACTGA
- a CDS encoding glycoside hydrolase family 53 protein: MHPVRSRVRLRAAAVAAALAALLLAPLPTARHAEAAATLTNAGFESDGTGTATPAGWSTYSAAGQNAASFTEAGGHGGGHRLSHWSSAAYKVETYQYLSGLADGPYTLSAWVRSGGGQNSAYLALRNCGSAEQRTDLPVTSSSWIRIVTPITVAGGACTVSINSDAKAGNWLNVDDLTFTPGTTGLAVRGVDLSALKKSEDLGGTYKSASGTPGDAVALLKNAGANYGRLKVWVNPADGYNNKARVLATAQKIKAQGMKLLVDFHYSDIWADPGAQTKPAAWQGHSYSRLRTDVYNHTYDVLSALKAQGTTADMVQIGNEINTGMLWPEGSTSNWTQLAGLLNSGISAAKTVSSGTQIALHLANGGDNALYRTWFDNAKAQGVSYDVIALSFYGYWHGALSSLQANLDDISARYGKKVLVAETAYPFRLDSEDAHENIIDLAGELVAGYPASSAGQSAWLRDVMNVVEAVPNGRGLGVVYWEPAWTAVTGNGWDPADPSSGNGWENQALFDYDSRLLPAASRLAHR; this comes from the coding sequence ATGCACCCCGTACGAAGCCGCGTCCGCCTGCGGGCCGCCGCCGTCGCCGCCGCACTCGCCGCGCTGCTCCTGGCCCCGCTGCCCACCGCCCGGCACGCCGAGGCCGCCGCCACCCTCACCAACGCCGGGTTCGAGAGCGACGGCACCGGGACCGCCACCCCGGCCGGCTGGTCCACCTACTCCGCCGCCGGACAGAACGCCGCCTCGTTCACCGAGGCCGGCGGCCACGGCGGCGGCCACCGCCTGAGCCACTGGTCGTCAGCCGCCTACAAGGTGGAGACGTACCAGTACCTCTCCGGACTCGCCGACGGCCCGTACACGCTGAGCGCCTGGGTGCGCTCGGGCGGCGGACAGAACTCCGCCTACCTGGCCCTGCGCAACTGCGGTTCGGCCGAGCAGCGCACCGACCTGCCGGTCACCTCCAGCTCCTGGATACGGATCGTCACCCCGATCACCGTGGCGGGAGGAGCCTGCACCGTCAGCATCAACTCCGATGCCAAGGCCGGGAACTGGCTCAACGTCGACGACCTGACGTTCACCCCCGGCACGACCGGCCTCGCCGTCAGGGGCGTCGACCTCTCCGCGCTCAAGAAGAGCGAGGACCTCGGCGGGACGTACAAGTCGGCATCCGGGACCCCAGGTGACGCGGTCGCCCTGCTCAAGAACGCGGGCGCGAACTACGGCCGGCTCAAGGTGTGGGTCAACCCGGCCGACGGCTACAACAACAAGGCCCGCGTCCTCGCCACCGCGCAGAAGATCAAGGCGCAGGGCATGAAGCTCCTCGTGGACTTCCACTACTCCGACATCTGGGCCGACCCGGGCGCCCAGACCAAGCCCGCCGCCTGGCAGGGACACTCGTACAGCCGGCTCAGGACCGACGTCTACAACCACACGTACGACGTCCTCAGCGCCCTGAAGGCGCAGGGCACCACGGCCGACATGGTGCAGATCGGCAACGAGATCAACACCGGCATGCTCTGGCCCGAAGGGTCGACGAGCAACTGGACGCAGCTCGCCGGGCTGCTCAACTCCGGCATCTCCGCCGCCAAGACGGTCTCGTCCGGCACGCAGATCGCCCTGCACCTCGCCAACGGCGGCGACAACGCCCTCTACCGCACCTGGTTCGACAACGCGAAGGCACAGGGCGTGAGTTACGACGTCATCGCGCTCTCCTTCTACGGCTACTGGCACGGCGCCCTGTCCTCGCTGCAGGCCAACCTCGACGACATCTCCGCCCGTTACGGCAAGAAGGTCTTGGTCGCCGAGACCGCGTACCCGTTCCGCCTCGACAGCGAGGACGCCCACGAGAACATCATCGACCTGGCGGGCGAGCTGGTCGCCGGATACCCGGCGAGCAGCGCCGGCCAGTCCGCCTGGCTGCGGGACGTCATGAACGTCGTCGAGGCGGTGCCGAACGGCCGCGGCCTCGGCGTCGTCTACTGGGAGCCGGCCTGGACCGCCGTCACGGGCAACGGCTGGGACCCGGCCGACCCCTCGTCCGGCAACGGCTGGGAGAACCAGGCCCTGTTCGACTACGACAGCAGGCTGCTCCCGGCGGCGAGCCGGCTGGCACACCGCTGA
- a CDS encoding beta-galactosidase produces MPQSTPKGLQRLAFGGDYNPEQWPESVWQEDVRLMREAGVTMVSVGIFSWALLEPEAGRYDFGWLDRLLDLLHENGVRVDLGTPTVAPPAWFYRAHPEALPVTAEGTRFSYGSRGAICHSSAAYRAAAAGITTELARRYGSHPALALWHVHNEYGVPVSACYCDSCAAHFRRWLDDTYGSVEAVNEAWGTAFWGQRYGSYEEIDPPRITPTVGNPAQQLDYRRFADATLRENFRTERDILHELAPGVPVTTNFMTALSQCDSIDYWAWGREVDLVTNDHYLITDGRRTHVNLAMAADLTRSVAGGAPWLLLEHSTSGVNWQPRNPAKRPGEMARNSLAHVARGSEGAMFFQWRQSRRGAEKFHSAMVPHGGTDTRIWREVVALGGDLETLREVRGTRTVPDVAVLWDWHSWWAQNLEWRPHAAHDARERADSFYEALYDRHLTVDFAHPESDLSAYPLVVVPALYLMTEAAGQNLREYVENGGTLVVSYFSGIVDEHDAVHPGAYPGALRDVLGLTVDEWSPLLDGQRVTITGPDGAELTGDVWTEFVRPRGAETVWSYADGPAAGGPAVTRHRLGRGTAWYVSTRLDAAALDAILAAAGEDAAVPARTGLPRDVEVVRRAGEGGEYVFALNHSGEAAEVPLDGAGTELLGGGRVSGGITVPAGAVRVVRLDA; encoded by the coding sequence ATGCCGCAGAGCACGCCCAAGGGCCTGCAACGGCTCGCGTTCGGCGGGGACTACAACCCCGAACAGTGGCCGGAAAGCGTCTGGCAGGAGGACGTCCGCCTCATGCGGGAGGCCGGCGTCACCATGGTGAGCGTCGGGATCTTCTCCTGGGCCCTGCTCGAACCGGAGGCCGGCCGCTACGACTTCGGCTGGCTCGACCGGCTCCTCGACCTGCTCCACGAGAACGGCGTACGGGTCGACCTCGGCACCCCGACCGTGGCACCGCCCGCCTGGTTCTACCGGGCCCACCCCGAGGCCCTGCCCGTCACCGCCGAGGGCACGCGCTTCTCGTACGGCTCGCGTGGGGCGATCTGCCACAGCTCCGCCGCCTACCGCGCGGCCGCCGCCGGCATCACCACCGAGCTGGCCCGGCGCTACGGCAGCCACCCCGCACTCGCCCTCTGGCACGTCCACAACGAGTACGGCGTGCCCGTCAGCGCCTGCTACTGCGACAGCTGCGCCGCCCACTTCCGCCGCTGGCTCGACGACACGTACGGCTCGGTCGAGGCGGTGAACGAGGCCTGGGGCACCGCCTTCTGGGGGCAGCGCTACGGCTCCTACGAGGAGATCGACCCGCCCCGGATCACGCCCACCGTCGGCAACCCCGCCCAGCAGCTCGACTACCGGCGCTTCGCCGACGCCACCCTCCGGGAGAACTTCCGCACGGAACGCGACATCCTGCATGAACTCGCGCCCGGAGTCCCCGTCACCACCAACTTCATGACCGCGCTCAGCCAGTGCGACTCCATCGACTACTGGGCCTGGGGCCGCGAGGTCGACCTCGTCACCAACGACCACTACCTGATCACCGACGGCCGCCGCACCCACGTCAACCTCGCCATGGCCGCCGACCTCACCCGCTCCGTCGCCGGCGGCGCCCCCTGGCTCCTCCTCGAACACTCCACCTCGGGCGTGAACTGGCAGCCGCGCAACCCCGCCAAGCGCCCCGGCGAGATGGCCCGCAACTCCCTCGCCCACGTCGCCCGCGGCTCCGAGGGCGCGATGTTCTTCCAGTGGCGCCAGTCCCGGCGCGGCGCCGAGAAGTTCCACTCGGCGATGGTCCCGCACGGCGGCACCGACACCCGGATCTGGCGCGAGGTCGTCGCCCTGGGCGGCGACCTGGAGACCCTGCGGGAGGTACGCGGCACCCGGACAGTCCCGGACGTCGCCGTGCTCTGGGACTGGCACTCCTGGTGGGCGCAGAACCTCGAATGGCGGCCGCACGCCGCCCACGACGCCCGCGAGCGCGCCGACAGCTTCTACGAGGCCCTCTACGACCGGCACCTCACCGTCGACTTCGCCCACCCCGAGTCCGACCTCTCCGCCTACCCGCTGGTCGTGGTGCCCGCGCTCTACCTCATGACCGAGGCCGCCGGGCAGAACCTCCGGGAGTACGTCGAGAACGGCGGCACGCTCGTCGTCTCCTACTTCTCCGGAATCGTCGACGAACACGACGCCGTGCACCCCGGCGCCTACCCGGGCGCCCTGCGGGACGTCCTCGGGCTCACCGTCGACGAGTGGTCGCCGCTCCTGGACGGCCAGCGCGTGACGATCACCGGGCCCGACGGCGCCGAACTCACCGGTGACGTGTGGACCGAGTTCGTCCGGCCGCGCGGCGCCGAGACCGTGTGGTCGTACGCCGACGGGCCGGCCGCCGGCGGACCCGCCGTGACCCGCCACCGCCTCGGGCGGGGCACCGCCTGGTACGTCTCCACCCGCCTCGACGCGGCCGCGCTCGACGCGATCCTCGCCGCGGCGGGCGAGGACGCCGCGGTCCCGGCGCGCACCGGGCTGCCGCGTGACGTCGAGGTCGTACGCCGGGCCGGCGAGGGCGGGGAGTACGTCTTCGCCCTGAACCACTCCGGGGAGGCCGCCGAGGTGCCGCTGGACGGCGCCGGGACGGAGCTCCTCGGAGGCGGCCGCGTGAGCGGCGGGATCACGGTCCCGGCCGGAGCCGTCAGGGTCGTACGCCTGGACGCCTGA
- a CDS encoding ABC transporter substrate-binding protein, whose translation MPHITRRSLAAATAVLLGATALSACGSSDSGDDAGAGSGPVSLTYWAWAPGMDKVVALWNAEHPDIKVTVQKQASGDDLVTKIITAAKAHKAPDLVQAEYQALPTLVSNDALADIAPDVAGVKDKFAPGIWQQTTFGGEAVYALPQDSGPLMFFYREDLFKQYGLSVPTTWEEFAATARDVRKKAPGKALTTFSANDSGLFAGLAQQAGAKWWTFEGDTWKVGIDDAATKKVTDFWGGLVAEGAIDNQPMYTPAWNKALNTGEQLAWVSAVWAPGTLTTAAPDTKGKWAMAPLPQWTAGGTATGSWGGSSTAVTTDSKHKTAAAQFATWLNTDPVALAALVKESGIYPAATAAQTSGALAKAPDYFANQPDFYTRAAEIAKTTAPAAWGPNVNVAYTAFKDEFGKAAKAKSGFGTALSAVQSTTVADLEKQGFEVAK comes from the coding sequence ATGCCTCACATCACGCGCCGCAGCCTCGCCGCCGCCACCGCCGTCCTCCTCGGCGCCACCGCGCTCAGCGCCTGTGGATCCTCCGACTCCGGCGACGACGCGGGCGCCGGGTCCGGCCCCGTCTCGCTCACCTACTGGGCCTGGGCCCCCGGCATGGACAAGGTCGTGGCCCTCTGGAACGCCGAACACCCCGACATCAAGGTGACGGTGCAGAAGCAGGCCTCGGGCGACGACCTCGTCACCAAGATCATCACGGCCGCCAAGGCGCACAAGGCACCCGACCTCGTCCAGGCCGAGTACCAGGCCCTGCCGACCCTGGTCTCCAACGACGCCCTCGCCGACATCGCCCCCGACGTCGCCGGCGTCAAGGACAAGTTCGCCCCCGGCATCTGGCAGCAGACCACCTTCGGCGGCGAGGCCGTCTACGCCCTGCCCCAGGACTCCGGGCCGCTGATGTTCTTCTACCGCGAGGACCTCTTCAAGCAGTACGGCCTCTCCGTCCCCACCACCTGGGAGGAGTTCGCCGCCACCGCCCGTGACGTGCGGAAGAAGGCCCCCGGCAAGGCCCTGACCACCTTCTCCGCCAACGACTCCGGCCTCTTCGCCGGACTCGCCCAGCAGGCCGGCGCCAAGTGGTGGACCTTCGAGGGCGACACCTGGAAGGTCGGCATCGACGACGCCGCCACCAAGAAGGTCACCGACTTCTGGGGCGGCCTGGTCGCCGAGGGCGCCATCGACAACCAGCCGATGTACACCCCCGCCTGGAACAAGGCCCTCAACACCGGCGAGCAGCTCGCCTGGGTCTCCGCCGTCTGGGCCCCCGGCACCCTGACCACCGCCGCCCCCGACACCAAGGGCAAGTGGGCCATGGCCCCCCTCCCGCAGTGGACCGCGGGCGGCACCGCCACCGGCAGCTGGGGCGGCTCCTCCACCGCCGTCACCACCGACTCGAAGCACAAGACGGCCGCCGCGCAGTTCGCCACTTGGCTGAACACCGACCCGGTCGCCCTCGCCGCCCTCGTCAAGGAGAGCGGCATCTACCCGGCCGCCACCGCCGCCCAGACCAGCGGCGCCCTCGCCAAGGCCCCCGACTACTTCGCCAACCAGCCCGACTTCTACACCCGCGCCGCCGAGATAGCGAAGACCACCGCGCCCGCCGCCTGGGGCCCCAACGTGAACGTCGCCTACACCGCCTTCAAGGACGAGTTCGGCAAGGCCGCAAAGGCCAAGTCGGGCTTCGGCACGGCGCTCTCCGCCGTGCAGTCCACCACCGTCGCCGACCTGGAGAAGCAGGGCTTCGAGGTCGCCAAGTGA
- a CDS encoding carbohydrate ABC transporter permease — translation MTQPPKGTGPAGRRARRPYGVKAAPYGFLLPAAALFALFFALPIGYALWLSFHKVEIKGLGLGKGAKSEVWAGLENYTSALTDSELAASALRVLGYGAVVVPVMLGLALFFALLLDSERVRARSFARLAIFLPYAVPGVIAAVLWGFLYLPDVSPFHYVLGQLGLPQPDLMDGGPLYLAMSNIAVWGGTGFNMIVIYTALRSLPTEVYEAAKLDGCSELQIALRIKIPMVVPSLVLTFFFSIIATLQVFNEPMTLKPLTNGIPSTWSPLMKVYNDAFTGGNIHAASATAVVLALATFVLSFALLRISNRRTTQGASR, via the coding sequence GTGACCCAGCCCCCCAAGGGCACGGGGCCGGCGGGGCGCAGGGCCCGCCGGCCGTACGGCGTCAAAGCGGCCCCGTACGGCTTCCTCCTCCCCGCCGCCGCCCTCTTCGCCCTCTTCTTCGCCCTCCCCATCGGCTACGCCCTGTGGCTCAGCTTCCACAAGGTCGAGATCAAGGGCCTCGGCCTCGGCAAGGGCGCCAAGTCCGAGGTCTGGGCCGGCCTGGAGAACTACACCTCGGCCCTCACCGACTCCGAACTCGCCGCCAGCGCCCTGCGCGTCCTCGGCTACGGCGCCGTCGTCGTCCCCGTGATGCTCGGCCTCGCCCTGTTCTTCGCGCTCCTGCTCGACTCCGAGCGCGTCCGGGCCCGCTCCTTCGCCCGGCTCGCGATCTTCCTGCCGTACGCCGTCCCCGGAGTCATCGCCGCCGTCCTCTGGGGCTTCCTCTACCTCCCGGACGTCAGCCCCTTCCACTACGTCCTCGGGCAGCTCGGCCTGCCGCAGCCCGACCTCATGGACGGCGGACCGCTCTACCTGGCGATGTCCAACATCGCGGTCTGGGGCGGCACCGGCTTCAACATGATCGTCATCTACACCGCGCTGCGCTCGCTGCCCACCGAGGTCTACGAGGCGGCCAAGCTCGACGGCTGCTCCGAGCTCCAGATCGCCCTGCGCATCAAGATCCCGATGGTGGTGCCCTCCCTGGTGCTCACCTTCTTCTTCTCGATCATCGCCACCCTCCAGGTCTTCAACGAGCCCATGACGCTCAAGCCGCTCACCAACGGCATCCCCTCCACCTGGAGTCCGCTCATGAAGGTCTACAACGACGCCTTCACCGGCGGGAACATCCACGCCGCGTCGGCCACCGCCGTCGTGCTCGCCCTCGCCACCTTCGTCCTCTCCTTCGCCCTCCTCCGGATCTCCAACCGCCGCACCACGCAAGGAGCCAGCCGATGA
- a CDS encoding carbohydrate ABC transporter permease, with amino-acid sequence MTGLASPPLHKAAPAAGTTPGTPQAPPRPRRTALLPTAALVLGALYCLLPVAWVVVAATKPDDELFSTFTFLPGGGLADNVTDLTAYRDGIYWRWMLNSVFYAGLGAVLSTVVSALAGYALAIYRFRGREAFFNVMLTGVLMPPVILAIPQYLLMAEVDLTDSYASVLLPLILSPYGVYLGRIYAEAAIPMELVEAGRMDGAGEWRIFRRIAVPMMAPGLVTIFLFQFVAIWNNFLLPFIMLGDDEKFPMTVGLFTLLKQGASQPSLYTLVITGALLAVAPLIALFLVIQRFWSLDLLSGAVKS; translated from the coding sequence ATGACCGGGCTCGCCTCCCCGCCGCTCCACAAGGCGGCCCCGGCCGCGGGAACCACCCCGGGCACCCCCCAGGCCCCGCCCCGCCCCCGCCGCACCGCGCTGCTCCCCACGGCCGCCCTGGTCCTCGGGGCGCTGTACTGCCTGCTGCCCGTCGCCTGGGTCGTGGTCGCCGCCACCAAGCCCGACGACGAGCTCTTCTCCACCTTCACGTTCCTGCCCGGCGGCGGCCTCGCCGACAACGTCACCGACCTCACCGCGTACCGCGACGGCATCTACTGGCGCTGGATGCTCAACTCCGTGTTCTACGCGGGCCTCGGCGCCGTCCTGTCCACCGTCGTCTCCGCCCTGGCCGGCTACGCCCTCGCGATCTACCGCTTCCGCGGCCGCGAGGCCTTCTTCAACGTGATGCTCACCGGCGTCCTCATGCCCCCGGTCATCCTCGCCATCCCGCAGTACCTGCTCATGGCCGAGGTCGACCTGACGGACAGTTACGCCTCCGTGCTGCTGCCGCTGATCCTCTCCCCGTACGGCGTCTACCTCGGCCGCATCTACGCCGAGGCCGCCATCCCCATGGAACTCGTCGAGGCCGGCCGCATGGACGGCGCGGGCGAGTGGCGGATCTTCCGGCGGATCGCCGTCCCCATGATGGCCCCGGGCCTGGTGACGATCTTCCTCTTCCAGTTCGTCGCCATCTGGAACAACTTCCTGCTGCCCTTCATCATGCTCGGCGACGACGAGAAGTTCCCCATGACCGTCGGCCTGTTCACCCTGCTCAAGCAGGGCGCCTCCCAACCCTCCCTGTACACCCTGGTGATCACCGGCGCGCTCCTCGCGGTCGCCCCGCTCATCGCCCTGTTCCTCGTCATCCAGCGCTTCTGGAGCCTCGACCTGCTCTCCGGCGCCGTAAAGTCCTGA